The window TGATCTGCTCCTGCCAGGTGGGTGAAGATGAACGGAAAGAAGCTCCGCTGCCGTCGCTGCCGCAGGGCCGTCGGAGACGCCAAGTCTCTGGTGGGGGTCAGTGACGAGTTTCATTTCAATGGAATCAAACTGGTTTGGTTTGGAGCCTCAGACGTTCAGCGTCTCTGTCTGTGTCTTCATCCAgttcagacttttgtttttactcgtTATTTATTAACGTAGCACCATTAATGTGGAGAGTCAGTGAAGGAAGTGGACGTAAGGCACTTCCTGTGAACTCTGGAGAACAAGTTTAGATTTGTTCACTTTTATCCAACCATCTCATTTGAATGTCGTaaatccacttcctgttgtcttctWTGTGGTTTCcctcagtagtaacatcctgctgttgatcatgtgactcatatatttccatttattttcctgagacacatttattttgatgcatttataaAACCACCTCATCGCAGCGYAAAACTGCCGTTTTTCCACTGAGTGAATTTATTTTGGGTCTCTGTGTTTTACTGGAAGCTCGGTTTGTGTGTCCAGGAAGTGGACTCCGGTTCGGGCCCCTGCTTCATCTGGCACATGGATGTTGATAACCTACCAGAGTGGATCTGGACCTCAGTTCAGCAggtcagttttctcctcttcctgtttgatGTTCTCATCATGACGGTCAGATTTGGTTCACTtcaggctgcgttcacactgcagcctgaagtgaacCAAATCTGACCGGCGTCAACCAGGTTGAAGCAGAATCAGGTCGGCTGAGCGCCGCCAATCTGTGATCAGAACCGTTTCTATAGTCTTCCACAACCTGCCGTCTCGTCCTCAGGCCGTCTGGACGTCCGGGAAGCTGAACTGCTTCCACTGCGGGGCCCGGCTGGGCAGCTTCAGCTTCCTGAACCAGTACCGCTGCCCCTGCGGCCGCGACGCCACCGTCCACTTCAGCCGCAGCCGCGTGGATCTGGACCAGAAGCCCCGCCTCCTCTTCGTCCCGCTGCACGGGACGGGCCGCGGGTCGGCGCAGGCTGCCCAGCAGGAGGAGCCCGCTCTGGGCCCGGTCTGCGCCGGTGGGGCCCCACAGCACGGTGCCGCCGGAGACACGGAGCTGGACTCGTCAGTCAGGACAGCAGCAGAACTCGAGGCTGAACMGGATAGTGAGGTGCAGAGCGACGGCGTCCCCTGGGAGTCTGGAGCTCCGGCAGGATTAGCATCATTAGTGCAGTTAGCATTGTCGTCTTCAGCGCCTCCGGAAGCAGATGAAGTTTATTTCACCTCTGAGGGGGAAGCAGAGCGGCAGGAGGAGGAAACGGTTCGTTTTTAATGTTGGACGTTGTTGTTTAAATCTGGAAAATTCACAACACCGGAGGGAAAAAAGACGATTGTTTTACTTTCACCGGTAGAATCTGTTAGCAAGATGAAAcctcaggattcaacaccagaAATGACACAAACGTTTCCCACACAGGCCCAATGTTTactttgtgattattaataaacatTGATTAGATCATTTACAcatctactgatgatctgtcagatcTGTCAGTGTTTCRGTGGCCATTTTGATTTAACTGAACCRRAACGcaccaaattccacagcacatctacattcAASGTTGTCATGGTCAGGCTAGCATGAATTTATTTGTGAATCACATTTCATGTACAAGACGATTCAAACTGCCTTACAGGAAGTTTCACTAGATTTCTAAAATGTTCGACTTCTGaacctcagaaatgttcaagttttttctagaaaatttctgcgatttttctctcagattcttgacttttggagctcagaagtTTCTGAGTGTCTCAGTGGATTTTCTGCGTTTTTCTGTCAACAATGGCTGAAATTCTGAGTTGTGGCTCCAACCTGCGAAACTCCACTGCGAGAATCATGAGACGCTTGAAACACTCAGGAAAAccaaacgggtcagaaccgaaACCACTTTGGTTGAGCtgccggttctgacccggttctgattcggttctgacccgtttctgacctggttctgacccgtttctgaactggttctgattcggttctgacctggttctggcccggttctgacccagttctgaccaggttctgacctggttctgacccggttttgacctggttctgacctagttctgacccggttctggctCTCTCCTGGCCAGGTGTCCTCCTCTCGGGGCCCCGAGGTTCTGAGCTCCTTGGCCCGGAACAGACTGAGCAAAACGGACCAGAACCGACTGAAGAGTCggaggaggaagcagaggaggagagagagatggCAGCAGAGCCgtctgcaggaggaagaggaggaagaggaagaggaggagcaggtgaGGAAGAGCAGAGGCAATCAAtgagattattattaaaacttttatttattcatttctgtaaaatgagacgattaaaacaagttcaggtcataaaatgactcaaataaaaacagttaaatatCTGAACAATGTTTCTTATTAATGTTGGTTtaatctgacctctgacctgtgtgTCCCAGTCGTCCCCAGCCCATCCTCTGGCCTGTGAGGACGTGGACCGGGACGGTCTGACCTGCGCCGTGTGTCTGGACGTCTTCTTCCGGCCGCGCAGCTGCCTGCCCTGCGCTCACGTCTTCTGCGAGCCGTGTCTGCGCCGCCTGGCYCGGAACCGCGCCGCCCACACGCCCTGCCCGCTCTGCCGCCGCATCATCGCCAACACCGGCTTCCACAGAGGTCGGcgccgacccgacccgaccggGTCACGGTCTCAGACTAAGCCCTCCAGTTCTGACCCCGCTGCTCTTCCTCCCACAGAGCTGGACCACCGGGCCAAGACTCTGTTCCCGAAGGTCTGGGCGACGCGCAGGCAGAACTTCCAGAACTCGCTGAGCTCCCGCTGGCCGCTGCCCAGCTCCAGAGAGCCGACCCGCTTCCTGTGCTGTCAGGACGTTTTCACTTTTACTCAAACTGCTGATGGGTTTGAACCGGGTCCAACTGGGTTTGACCGGGCCAGTAACTAACACCTCTGGTGTCCAAAATGGCTCCTCTTTCAGTTCAGAACCAATCAGGAGTTTTGTCCCTGTTGGATGGTAAAATGTCACGTTCCCAATAAACTGACCCAAACCAGGTTCTGGACGCTGCCGGACTCCATGTTGGGATCAGTTTGCTGGAAAACCgtgaaattaaaacagaatcaaacaaaaaccataaattctgatattttcaaACACTTTCTGGCACCAATTTgtccaaaacattattattattattattattattattattaagacttttccatttaaatatAATGCACCGCAGCTTTGCTGCCCCTGGTGGCTCAGGTGTGTCATTACACTTCACATCTATTTACCCAAGAGGACCCGGtttaaaagtattaatttcatcttattgctttttataatacttaatatttatcttaataattgtttttatttctgttttgagcCTCGTCGCTCagaatcagattattttttttgtatttgtattaaaCTTTGGTAACTATAGCGACTGTTTTACAGAATTAACTCCAATCCTGGTTTAGTTGCTCAAAACAAAMKAgattctttgtttaaaaatgttgaattaaaatcttGTGCTTAGTCAGAaacttcagttttcagtttaacGTTCAGCTGATCTGTGAATATGTTCCTGAAGGTCGTCGTGtctggtgacctctgacctctgctccGTTGTGCTGCAGGTCATGGGCAAAGCGCGGAGGCCGCGTGGCAACGCTGGCGCCTGACTCAGCGACCCTTTGACCTCAGCACGCAGGCCCTTCCTCAGCTGCCCTTCGCCACGCTCATCGTCCTCTTCGTCATCTCCGTGGCGCTGCTCCTCTACCTCGCCGGGTTCTTCTTCACCTTACTCACATGAGCTTCTGCACATGTCCTGCTGTTAGTTTGCACATGATTTATGAACTCGAGAGGCTTTTTAAACCCTGCAGGACCACAGAGAGGTGCTAAACGAAACGCTTCCAActacttgtaaaaataaatttctccACTTTTCACGGCTGTAAATGTTTTCGTGCTGAGTCATTGTCGTTCCTGTGTCCTCAGAAGGACAGataaatccaacaaaaacacacacacgttagcttagcgctagcaggagaaacggCTAAGAACTAAACAGAAATCCGACCAACGCTAAAAATSTGATACGACGCMATTTTTATTTACGTTTcggtgtcttcagaggtttttgtctcgtttccttcagtggttcttgctgYagcgcccccacaggccaggaggggaactggCTGCTCACARggtttggttggtttgacaaaGGACCAAACCAAGTCTGACTAAATTTACTTGATTTAGCttaaatcttaattttctttctaactAAAAAACTGAGTAGATTTatttaactaaacatttaacttaSaacatttcaaactaaatatttcttcCTAATTAGTTCCATAGTTTTAAACTGTGATGAATGAATAacttgaaaaacaaactcaaattaTCGCTCTTACTTTACAAACTGCRCCCCATAAACAGCTGAACCKATACTTCCCATCTATTGAAACTAAAACATGTCGGTGTTTTTTAACcctgttagtttatttttgtgagcATTTTCTTGCTCTCACGGCGCTAAACGGTTAATCTCGTTCCGAGGTGACGACTTGTTTTGCTGTTGGCTCCTCAGACGCGAGGCTGAGGCGGAAGGAAGCCGCGCAGCCTGCCCCCCTCCTGTCGGCCTTCACAGGCGGCTGAAGGTGACTCCATCTCGGCTGGGATGCAGAAGCGGCTCCCATCGGCCGGACACCAGCTCCTGTTTCCCCGGGAAACCAGCGCTTACAGCCGGGGAAGGGAGGCCCTCCGATCCGGGCTCTCATCCGCCTGAGCTGACTCGTTTtgttggatcttttttttttttttgttttttgattctttttattttggggtgCCTCTCTCTCTGGGTGGGCTCCGGCGGACGGGGGTGCATGCATGTGTTCCGCACCGTACGGGCGGAAAAAGCGCCCAAGATCCGCAGGGAGCATCTTCCCCATCAGCAAGGCGGCGCAGGCGGATCCGGAGCGGCGGCAGAGCTCCGAGGCGGCGGTGGACGACAGCAGGATGGTGGGTAGAGAGAAACACGGTGAAATCAATGCGAGCCGCTCCGCTCTGATTCATCCTCCTTTACTGGTGACGGTTTCAGACGGTTCAGGAGTTCAACACGCTGGTGGCTCTGTACCGGGAGCAGGTCATTTCTGTCGGGGAGATCTCGGTGGACTGTCCGTCTCTGCGGGCTCAGATGCACCAGACCCGGTCCAAAGGATGCTCCATGGCCCGGGCCGCGCACCAGGACCTGGCCGTCATCTCCGGATCGGGGTGAACGCAAACCGCAGTGACGTGGAGCagcataaaaactaattattaaCGTTTTAGTATTgatttctggtttgtttttgttattttcctggacgataaatgatttattataatattgtcgtttttgaaataatctgaaattacCTGAAAATTGCAAATAGAAAAGTMATTTATCTCAAATGTCCACAACAAAACATCCGAAacctaaaacaataaattaaattatttaatcagattgaaaattatttattatctgtcattgttttactttttcatacacaagtaaaaaaaaaaaacagaataaaaacaaaatgaaactagaacagattaaataaagtgAAGGTGGATAaacctcattaaaaacaaagcagcaggatattttatgcatattttctaaaacacatCATTGAATTTCACACAAactcataaaagaaaacaaacatgtttagcAAATGATGCAACACATTGATAAAGTGTGCAGACATTTCAGGTCCGCAGGGTTTCTGGGTTTTTATCATCACTTTTCCTCCTCATGCATTAGTGAGTCTAAATCTGGAACATMCTCATCCATCTTGTGTCCTGCAGGCCGGAGGACGGACAGATCCATCCTGAAATCTGCCGGCTCTTCATCCAGCTGCAGTGCTGCCTGGAGATGTTCATAACCGAGATGCTCAAGTCCATGTGCCTGCTGGGGGTCCTGCAGCTGCACCGGAGAGGTACCAGCAACACTGAACCAGAAACACTGAACCAGAACTGAACCAGAANNNNNNNNNNNNNNNNNNNNNNNNNNNNNNNNNNNNNNNNNNNNNNNNNNNNNNNNNNNNNNNNNNNNNNNNNNNNNNNNNNNNNNNNNNNNNNNNNNNNNNNNNNNNNNNNNNNNNNNNNNNNNNNNNNNNNNNNNNNNNNNNNNNNNNNNNNNNNNNNNNNNNNNNNNNNNNNNNNNNNNNNNNNNNNNNNNNNNNNNNNNNNNNNNNNNNNNNNNNNNNNNNNNNNNNNNNNNNNNNNNNNNACTGAACCAGAACTGAACCAGAAACACTGAACCAGAACTGAACCAGAAACACTTTCACTGCTTTCAGAGGCTTTTCTTAcaaccacagacacacaccgctagctgaaaaggtaaaaaacatcttaaactttaacaaaaacatgtttgtttttcattcagtgggtagaaaatccagagcagaaatacttcataatgaagtaaaaacagtttatattttttaaaaagttactaaGTAGATGTAATTAGTTACTATGTCAGCTCAGACAGGATATGATTTGAGATTAGGGGAAGCTATAAGTGCGCTAAACgttttcaaaatgatcaaaactgcTAATGCGCTAAGTGACAagttagctctgctattagcgcCTTAGCGGACGTGTCCCACCACCGCTAACAGCTAACTACAGCTCTTATTTCATGGAATTAAACAGAATATTAGCAAAtagatgcattttgtttaatatattttgataatAAAACCAGACGTTGTGAGCGATACGGCGgtgaaaagaaagtacacccccCACGTTTGATTTTATCAAACATGTCTGAGATTGTAGGGTTATTAACGCTTTGTTtgaccaccagatggcagcagagagttgattaaattattattaaactttttccaaGGAAATCATTAAAGCTTAAAGTGAAACTCTGGTCCTCCTGCAGGCAGACAGCAggtctgtgttgttgttttatttgtgggtTTTCCTCCCAGCAGGAACCGACTCGGAGCCCAGAGTCGACTTCCGGATGGACGAGAGCTCGGACGTTCCCATCCTGGAGGACCGGTCGTCGTCTCCCATCGATTATCCCCAAGAGACGTGGCTGGTGGGGACGGATATCGACAACATAGAGAggtgctgctctgctctgctcttccTCCGCTTTCTGTTTCACCACGTCACTCATCCTGAGCCGTTTCTGTTGGCAGAGACATGAAGGAGATGAGAAACTTACTCAGCAAACTCAGGGAGACGATGCCGCTGCCGCTGAAGAATCAAGGTAGGAAATAACATTTCACCAGGAGCGTTTCACGTCTCATGTAAAAACRTTTCTGGACTCACTGATCTTGATGAGGCGGACATTTTGATGgtggaaatgtttctgttctttgaaAGATGTAAACGACCAAAAGATAAAACTCCTAAACTAACTGGCTATGGCACTCTTTACTTGAcaagcattagcttctgctaaataccagGTTGGTATAGCAGGTTAGCATTAGCAGCCATTAAATACCAGGTTAATGTagagctttagcattagctttcacTAAATACTATGCTAAtgtagtgctttagcattagcagccaTTAAATACCAGGTTAAtgtagtgctttagcattagctcccaCCATGTTGTCGTAGCGCTTTAGCTTTACTGAAACTACAGTACATGGTCAGTGCTGTAGGATTAGCGTAGCTACCCTTTTAGCTAGCAGTGCCCATCTCTGCCTACTTCATCCTGTCAGACAGGTTCAGTTTAGCTGATTTCCAGATTCTGCAGATCTGACAGTTTATCAGACGCGAGGCTGAAAAACCAAACCTGAACCCTAACTCTAAATCTGAAACATGTAGCTACCAGCTACAGCGTGTGACCTGTGGATGTTCTGACCCGTTCCAGACGACAGCAGCTTGTTGAACCTGACTCCCCAGCCGCTGGTCGGGCAGAGGAAGAGGCGCTTCCCCGGACTCTGCTGCGTGGTGTCGGGCTGAGGACCGACAGCAACCTTTACTCCAGCTCCCACTCACATCTCACTTCGTCTCTTCAAAACTAAAATTGTAATCTTGGGATTCCTGGAGAGCTCCGGAATGTTTAAGCTTGGTGTTTTAATTGGGAAGCGGGTCAGATGTGTTCGGTTTCTGACCCTGTAGATGTCCAGGCTATGCAGCTGCCTCACTGTGCTTCTCTCTCTCACGGCTCCACATCCCGCGTCCGAGTCTCATTCGTCTTCTGGTCTGTGTGACGTGACAAAGCAAGTCCTCCACGCTACGCCGCGTTCATGtacagagagaagagaggaaaaaaaaaaaaagaagaaaagctgcttCTGAATCTTAACCATCTCCgtttttaaagcatatttttatcGCTTCGATGTTGTCGGTGATAAACTTTgggaaatctgcttttttttctgcctgagCCAGTCGGTGCAGAaactgaaacatgcatgaaaaatgtcataaaaagagttaaaaagaaTCTGATGCTAACGGTGCCTTGCAGGGGGGTTGACATCGCTCCCCCTAAACCACCGWGGATGATTCAGCAGGCGTTCAAAGTcgtgaaaaggaaggaaaataacatCTTAGCTTTGTAGTTTAAtaaactccagtccgtttgacAAGAAAGTCCAGTTCGGTTGGAGAGGTCAGACCAAAACGGTGAACTCTGATCCGCGTGCTAACCGAGGTTCGGTTCAGTTAAAGTGAACTTTTTGAATGTGAACAGCAAGCGGACCAGATACCTGTCCACAAgtaggaagtggactacagcgcagggcattctgggtaaatacaaccaaaaacaaatatgtcagCTACTGCTAGCGGGAGAGATGACTCGAGAAATCTTCcagctgctaaaatctgacgctaatccattgtttgtttccatttcttgAAGGAAAaagttgcactcagtgtcttcttcagaggttttctccCAGTGGTTGttagtgcagcgcccccacaggtgaggagacGAACAGGTAGCTTAAACGGTTTGGAtcgtttgactcagtgcagtgaggaagagaacagcagcagctgaaaatctgaaactgtaacaaatgttgcagcagtagcggaacaagtcagcgtcgggccggggggcggggccaattACGGTTTAGCACATCGGctaaaccgtgagtgaaacagtcattgggactgactactatatattccattgagggaaagtaacgtcaacatttattttagccaGTTCAACCCTGCACTTGTTTAAGCATTGACCCGTTGCTGCTTTGTTATGACGCGCTGAGCGGCTAACATTGTACTTGTTGATCGCGTGT of the Poecilia reticulata strain Guanapo linkage group LG12, Guppy_female_1.0+MT, whole genome shotgun sequence genome contains:
- the LOC103474029 gene encoding E3 ubiquitin-protein ligase RNF180-like isoform X1 yields the protein MNGKKLRCRRCRRAVGDAKSLVGEVDSGSGPCFIWHMDVDNLPEWIWTSVQQAVWTSGKLNCFHCGARLGSFSFLNQYRCPCGRDATVHFSRSRVDLDQKPRLLFVPLHGTGRGSAQAAQQEEPALGPVCAGGAPQHGAAGDTELDSSVRTAAELEAEXDSEVQSDGVPWESGAPAGLASLVQLALSSSAPPEADEVYFTSEGEAERQEEETVSSSRGPEVLSSLARNRLSKTDQNRLKSRRRKQRRRERWQQSRLQEEEEEEEEEEQSSPAHPLACEDVDRDGLTCAVCLDVFFRPRSCLPCAHVFCEPCLRRLARNRAAHTPCPLCRRIIANTGFHRELDHRAKTLFPKVWATRRQNFQNSLSSRWPLPSSREPTRFLCCHGQSAEAAWQRWRLTQRPFDLSTQALPQLPFATLIVLFVISVALLLYLAGFFFTLLT
- the LOC103474029 gene encoding E3 ubiquitin-protein ligase RNF180-like isoform X2; the protein is MNGKKLRCRRCRRAVGDAKSLEVDSGSGPCFIWHMDVDNLPEWIWTSVQQAVWTSGKLNCFHCGARLGSFSFLNQYRCPCGRDATVHFSRSRVDLDQKPRLLFVPLHGTGRGSAQAAQQEEPALGPVCAGGAPQHGAAGDTELDSSVRTAAELEAEXDSEVQSDGVPWESGAPAGLASLVQLALSSSAPPEADEVYFTSEGEAERQEEETVSSSRGPEVLSSLARNRLSKTDQNRLKSRRRKQRRRERWQQSRLQEEEEEEEEEEQSSPAHPLACEDVDRDGLTCAVCLDVFFRPRSCLPCAHVFCEPCLRRLARNRAAHTPCPLCRRIIANTGFHRELDHRAKTLFPKVWATRRQNFQNSLSSRWPLPSSREPTRFLCCHGQSAEAAWQRWRLTQRPFDLSTQALPQLPFATLIVLFVISVALLLYLAGFFFTLLT